From the genome of Ptychodera flava strain L36383 chromosome 22, AS_Pfla_20210202, whole genome shotgun sequence, one region includes:
- the LOC139123162 gene encoding QRFP-like peptide receptor — MEEFVKSLNLSDAQVTYLRANCSAVYGPVLCVQIQRILELLYGPCRYVPKGYFPVFGTDFVVTIVISYVLVFVLTMFGNIVVVIVMLKFRRMRTVTNIYLVSLAFSDLMIALFCMPFDTLYSVTTNWPFGEAMCKISRFVQTFSVSTSVLTLTAIAADRYIAILYPLKARLIHTNQRAIIILLIIWVLSAAMMTPQLFVLTTRDICDPDSLKIYTTCVEIWGDDAIIPGTNTSTSITSSTHAYSLYLLFALWIVPLSVMAFAYIRIGHRLWTQKPIGDGLGTNNTVMKHEQSLKQKKKLIKMLMVILVLFAVCWGPMFLWNVVRDFTYNFYHLASKHADWTYKVFAAIRLIAYSNSCFNPIIYHKMSENFKNHFRATLGCACCKTNKVGDATATLTQHNNTLQSVAAEAVQ, encoded by the coding sequence ATGGAAGAGTTTGTGAAGTCACTCAATCTCTCTGACGCCCAGGTTACGTACCTTCGCGCCAACTGCTCGGCCGTCTACGGACCTGTCCTTTGTGTCCAAATTCAACGTATACTCGAATTACTCTATGGACCATGTCGTTACGTACCGAAGGGATATTTTCCGGTGTTCGGAACAGACTTTGTAGTCACCATCGTCATCTCATATGTCCTGGTGTTCGTTTTGACGATGTTTGGAAACATCGTGGTCGTCATAGTTATGTTGAAATTTCGTCGCATGCGAACCGTAACGAACATTTACCTGGTTTCCCTGGCGTTTTCAGATCTCATGATCGCTCTATTTTGTATGCCCTTCGATACCCTGTACAGTGTGACAACAAACTGGCCCTTTGGTGAGGCCATGTGTAAAATTTCTCGTTTCGTACAAACGTTTTCGGTGTCCACGAGCGTTCTGACGTTGACAGCGATAGCCGCCGACCGCTACATCGCCATTCTTTATCCGCTGAAAGCTCGGCTCATTCACACCAACCAGAGAGCAATAATAATTCTGTTGATTATCTGGGTTCTGTCCGCAGCGATGATGACTCCGCAGCTTTTCGTACTGACCACCCGAGACATTTGCGATCCAGACAGCCTCAAGATCTACACTACTTGCGTTGAAATATGGGGAGACGATGCTATCATCCCTGGTACAAACACGTCGACGTCGATCACCAGCAGCACTCACGCGTATTCACTCTACCTGCTGTTCGCTTTGTGGATCGTACCGCTCTCAGTCATGGCATTCGCGTACATTCGTATCGGACACCGGCTTTGGACCCAGAAACCAATCGGCGATGGACTGGGTACAAATAACACCGTTATGAAGCACGAACAGTCGTTAAAACAGAAGAAGAAACTGATCAAAATGTTGATGGTTATTTTGGTTCTCTTTGCCGTCTGCTGGGGTCCGATGTTCCTATGGAACGTGGTCAGAGATTTCACATACAACTTTTACCATCTGGCCAGCAAACACGCTGACTGGACTTACAAGGTATTTGCGGCTATTCGACTCATCGCCTACAGCAATAGCTGTTTTAATCCTATCATATACCACAAGATGAGTGAAAACTTCAAGAACCATTTCAGGGCAACTCTAGGGTGTGCGTGCTGCAAGACTAACAAAGTTGGAGACGCAACTGCGACTTTGACTCAACACAACAACACGTTGCAGAGCGTGGCTGCCGAAGCCGTCCAGTGA